AGAAATCCAAACAACCTCTCACAGCATGATTGTTGCATTAAATCTCTAAATAAACACTAACCTTTTGTTTTAGATCGGCAATGCGCTCACGTGCTCTCTGAGGCAGGTTTTCATTAGTCTCATCCAGCGGCTGTGTCACTATTTTCCTGTAACGCCACTCGTCGGGTTCGGTGAGGGCATACTCAAGTCGCAGCCTAGCGAGCTTCTCGCCCCCTGACGTACAGTATCCACGTGCGCGCAACTCTTCCTTGACCTCCTGAAAGCTCAGCTGTCCGATGTCAGAGGGTTTTAGCTCCGCAAAACCCATATTGTTACGCGGCAATTTGCGATAAAAGGTGTGCTTCAGAGCTTCGCGATTCTTACGTGCCTCATGGGCTATCCTGCGTATATCACGCACCTCCCGCAGCTCCAGGGCTCGTCTCTCTCTTACGTACTCCGGGTTGTCGCTCAGCTTCTCACCCTCTGCGCACCGCAGCTCAGGCTCGCCACGCTTAGCACGCTCCTCGTTGACCCCCCGGAGCCAAATTTCGTCCTCATCGATGGGAGGCGCCGACTCCTCACTGTAGTCCTTGATTTTAATGGACTCCTGCAGGAACTTCTTGTCCTTGACGTTTGGCATCTGAATGATACCGCTGATGAGCTCGGATGTGCTGTTGGCATTCGCCGGCAATTTAATCGGCGCATATTCGTCAAACTGGGATTCAAGAGGTGGTACTTCGGCCCTCATTCGCTCAATCTCTTCATCAGTCAGTTGAGACATGCTGCCCTTTTGCCGTTCCAGTCTGCTCTCGAGAGGCTCCTTGGAGTCACTACCTGCGGTTAGGATTATTGTGTCATCCTCCAACTGATTTTTGCTGCTCTCATTTACTACGCCTGCAAGGTTACGATTCGCAAGGCACTCTTTAAGAAGCATCTCATTAGGCTCTCTGTTAGCAGCTTCATCGTCCGGCCTGCCGGGTGGATACATCGTTTGGGTCGCAACACGGGTCTTCGGCAGCTCCAATTCGGCGCTGCGGCGTACCATGCGATTGAGTCGGTCATACAGTTCCTTCTCGCGTCGTTCTTCTAGTATTTGGCGCTCAATTTCGTCCATCTCATCTGTACTCTCGTCCTCTTCAGCCATTTCGTCAATCGCAGCGTTGAACTCCGCCTCCTCAAAATCCTGATTGTAGTACGGTCCATCCGGCATTATTCCATAGCGCTTAAAGTCGCGGTGAATGCCTATTGAAGGCACGACTCTTTGCGATCTCGAGGGGAGAAGACGACATCCGAAGTGGCGCTCGACATAGGTCGACCTCCCGTAACCGTCATAGCCACTACTAGGAGGATTCGCCACGAAACACATGGCATACAGTTGCGGGATCGTGCGCATTTTGTAGACATAGTCACGTTAGACGGCACCGGTGCTACACAGCAACTGGTCCAACGGGCCTACTAGGTACCTGAATATGCGACATTCCGGTGGAAAGTTGAGAGACAAGTTTTAATTATATTAGCCTATAACAGTCGTTGCAGTAAAAGATTGCCTATCGACGTAGATGGCAGGCAGTCTACAGCAACCCGAACCTTTATCGGGAAATGCCCAGCAACTACGAACTCGGCAGGGAGCTAAGCAGTTGTATTCTAACCATGGTAAATATAAATAAATCGGCGTATTTCCGAAGGGCTACAGTTAGGCGTTCAAAGAGGGTATAGTAGGACCTGTGACATCCGTGCCTAGGCTTCCTCGGATGTTAACGCAGCTCCCAACTAAAGGCCATAATAGACGGCTCAATGCTAAGTACGTATACAATAATGTATAAATGTTACATCTATGTGCACGGAACATGTGCTAACTTCCAGGTAGTTATCTCTTGATAAGCGTCGTGCCCTGCACATCCGCCGCATAGCAGTGGATTGGGCACCCAATTCTAGCGCAACAAGGAACACAAAAATCTCTATTATAAAAAACTTGCTAAACGAGCCGGCATTTCTTATCAGCCGTCTTGGAACTGACTATGATGATCGACCGGGATGAGGCTGTCTAGAGCATTGCAAAAATCCATCCCGCTGCCGCGCTTCAGCACGAGCCGGCTGTCCCGCAGGGTAATTTGATACCTGCTAGCGTCAGAGGCTCATGTCGTGTGCAGGATAACATGGCCGAGCAGGAGCGTGCCACGTTCTACTACTCCAACATGTTCTGCGTGGCCATCACTGCGCTGCCCATCGCGTACTTGCTGAAGGTGAGTGCACTAACGTGATTGAATTCAAGTTATTGTACAGGCGAATTACTGGAGCAGCCCAGAACAGGAAAATCTCCACTTCGTACTCACTCACAACGAGCATCACATCAAGGCGCCCAAGCAGTTGCCTATGTAAACCTATCGCTATAATGATGACTGGTGTATAATTCAATTTTGTCGCTGAACTGTGTATTATGCGTCGTTAATTGTTTGTTGGTGTTTATAAGCATATATTGAACGTTTGTTTGAACCATGGGGACAAGGCAACGTGCccgagtggttaaggggatGGCCTGCTAAGTCATTAGGTCTCGGCCTGCGTAGGTTCGAATCCTGCCGTTGTCGCCATTTTTGCAATTAGGATTGCGACGGATGTTTATTTATTACTTATATTAGGCAACATTACGACTATAACAAGCTGTGTTTTGAAAAACGGAAACGATTTTTGTCGTTAATTCTGTGGCATTGACTCGTGGGATGTAGTACCATCCCGCTACTATTGGATGCTTATTTTGGAACAATGACGTTATAGCGCTTTTCTATGTATCGTGAGCAACTATAAGGTCTCTTACAGTAACTAATTCCTCGAAGAAAAGGAGAAGAACATCTACTAGGCGCCTAGCACCCACGTGATGTGCCAGCTGTGAAATTCAGCAATAGTCGTTACACTACATCCGTATCACGGGTGCGTAACATTATTACTTGTAACAGAATACAAGGAATGCCTTGGAGTTGTTATTGACACACTGCAACGCAGATGAACAGCACATATAGCCTGTAGACACGACAGAGCCACAGGCGTCAAATGGCAACTAAATATATAAAATCTGCTTGAAACGGTCGCATATGAGACCTAATTTCGGTAATATATAACTATAATACAAATCTTTTGGTAAGCAGAGCCACTACAGCAAAAAGACACACACCGCGACGCAACCGTCGGTCATATCACAAATGACCACATACAAGCAAACGCTGCACAATATTTTGTAACTGGCATTTAAATACGTCAGCAGCGCGTGGAAACTGCTTACGGCGCGCTGGTAGACAGACTCCGGTGTACCTTTTTCCTCTTCCAGCTGCCAGCGAGGAATGAAGGCGCTATTTTCCTAGTCCCCATCACACACCGAGGCCAGGACGCTCCCATTAGGCAGAACACTTGAAAATAGCCTATAAAAGTCGTTACGCCAGTTAAAGTGTGCTTTACGGCAGTTAAGGATCACTGTCCTACCCGCCGCCCGACCTGCGCTGTACAGCCGCAGAACGAGAACAGCGGCACTTGTTGAACGCCGCAACAAATTTCACGATAATTAGTCAACATGAGAGAGGTTATCAGTATTCATGTTGGACAGGCGGGAATTCAGGTCGGCAATGCCTGCTGGTGAGTCACCATCCATTTACGTCTTATGGCCGGGAGGCACTCTCACCGCCGAACGGCTATAGATGTGGCTACTTGTACTATATGTATGTGTGTATAACTAGGAAGTGTATTCCGGTTTTGCTGAGATGTGTAAGAGGCTGTCTGCCTGAAATGTGTACACATTTGCTCTGTTGTGAGCTGCCGGCAGCGTTGCATCTGCGGTCTATACCAATGTTATTTCACAAACCGGTTATATATCACCGCGCAGGGAGCTCTTCTGCCTGGAGCACGGGATCCAGCCGGATGGGCACATGCCAGCAGATAAGCAGATCCAAGGTGACGATGCGTTCTCCACGTTCTTCAGCGAGACTGGAGCTGGCAAGCACGTGCCCAGGTGTCTGTTTGTAGATCTAGAGCCTACTGTGGTTGACGAGGTGCGTACCGGGACCTACCGCCACCTGTTCCACCCTGAGCAACTCATCACCGGGAAGGAAGATGCCGCCAACAACTTCGCTCGTGGCCACTACACCGTCGGCAAGGACATTGTGGATTCCTGCCTCGACCGTATCCGCAAATTGGCGGACAACTGCACagggctgcaggggttcCTCATGTTCAACGCTGTCGGTGGAGGCACTGGATCTGGGTTAGGGTGCCTGATGCTGGAGCGGCTTTCGGTCGACTACGGCAAAAAGAGCAAGCTCAACTTCTGCTGCTGGCCATCTCCACGTGTGTCTACGGCAGTTGTGGAGCCCTACAATTCCGTCCTCTCCACGCACTCCCTGCTTGAGCACACCGATGTTGCTGTCATGCTCGACAACGAGGCCATCTACGACATCTGCAAGAGGAACCTCGACATCGGAAGGCCCACCTACACCAACCTCAACCGCTTGATTGCGCAGGTTATTTCATCGCTAACGGCGTCATTGCGATTCGACGGAGCGCTCAACGTCGATGTCACCGAGTTCCAGACCAACCTCGTGCCGTACCCCAGGATCCACTTCATGCTCTCGTCATACGCGCCCGTCATCAGCGCCGAAAAGGCGTACCACGAGCAGCTTTCCGTCGCTGAAATCACCAACTCCGCGTTTGAGCCTGCTAACATGATGGCCAAGTGCGACCCTCGCCACGGCAAGTACATGGCCTCGTGCATCCTCTACAGGGGAGACGTTGTGCCCAAGGACGTCAACGCTGCCGTTGCCGCTATCAAGACCAAGAGGACGATCCAGTTCGTTGACTGGTGCCCCACCGGTTTCAAGGTCGGAATCAACTACCAGCCGCCCACGGTGGTACCAGGCGGCGATCTCGCCAAAGTCATGCGCGCCGTATGCATGATATCGAACTCCACCGCTATCGCTGAGGTGTTCAGCCGCATGGACCACAAGTTCGACCTCATGTACGCCAAGCGCGCTTTCGTGCATTGGTATGTCGGCGAAGGTATGGAGGAGGGCGAGTTCAGCGAGGCACGTGAGGACCTCGCGGCGCTCGAGAAGGATTACGAGGAGGTTGGCCTCGACACCACTTACAACGAAGATGGCGAGAACTACTAATTGTTGAGTCCGTCCAGATAACCAGGCCGTAGTTTGCCTCGGCAACGATATTTTTGACACCATAAACCGTACACGCCTGAGACATGGCGCTCAATTGTTCTAAACGACTATGATCATTGGTGGGTAAATGAGTTTTGGTGTGCTATTCAAAACGGTTTGAGCGCGCTGACGCAGCCACCATTCGTATTAGAGCGTGAGGCGAATACTCTGTCCAGATATCCACCCTTACCGCTCAATCAAACCAGACAACGGTAAGAATGGCAGTGGAGCAGTAGCTGGAGTAAACATGCTGATTCGATGGCTTTGCGTTTTAAGTTATCGCGTGCCATAACAAAACAACTAATATGTGCGCGTCGTATTTAAATCAACAACTACTGTTATACGAGCCAACACACCTCAAGGGCTCACATACTACAACGTTCTCAATACAACCACAGTGGTAAATTGCGCTCATTTGCCACCAGTTGACCCTATTCACGTGGCCGGATCGCCAGTGGCAAGGGTAAACGGACTGTCATATGCACTGTTGTGTGGTCGGAGTGGGAAACGCGTTGCTTGCCTCTATCGGTAATCAACTCGCACGTGTACAGCTTATGCAGTGACAAACACGCCGCTTAGACCTTAGTTGGAGGCTTAAGAACGCCGAGCAGGTCACCCGCGGCAACGTAACCCAGCAGCGATCGTCGCATCCAGGTACGGAGTTACTCGCTGATAGTTCACGCCTTCCAAGAACCAAATACACATCATCCAATCGAAAATGTCGGGAATTTGACCGTCCGATTGTGTAATGACCCGGTGGCGGCCGAGGCCGAACACCCGAAGGCATATGGGGATTACGTGTTACTTGGCCAACAAACGCGTGGAAATACACTGTTCGTTTCCGGAAACTTCATATCGGATATTTTGGAAGCCATGGCTATCAGGAATTTCAGAGGATTGATCCACAAGCGGACCAAGAAGTTCCGCCGCTTCCAGTCGGACCGCTTCAAGCGCGTCAAGGTGAGCCCACGACCATAACTTGCCTTCGGAGGCGATCGCAGTGTGTAGTATATCTATTTGTTCATGGGTGTACGGTTAAATTGTCGAAGGCCGGGCGAAGTAGCCCATCCTCACGGGGGAACTTGCGGCAGTAGCTTACGACAGCGGCGGGTGGGAATTGTGGACCTCCCGAGAGGCACACGCCCATAAAGTTGAGTGGCTATTACTGCTGATATGTGTACGCACACAGCCTGTTGACGAGTCTGGCCATACAATTGCTGCTTAACTGTCGGTCTTATGGTGGTGGTCGTGAGGGACGCCGCTGTGACCTATGGCACTGCTGAGCTGGTGTACCCGTTTGCCTATAGGTGTTATAAAGTGCTGTGAGGTACATTGCCTTGTGCTGTTTCGCTGTTAATGGTCACGTTATGGTGTTTTGGTACGTTGTGCAAATTTGCACGTGATTCCGCCCCTGGTACCGTATGCGCATACAAAAGTTGTATTTACTAGGATTACTCATTGCTTTGCAGGAGAGCTGGAGGAAGCCCAAGGGTATTGACTGCAGGGTCAGGCGTCGCTTCAAGGGTACCGTGCTTACCCCCAAAATCGGATATGGCACTGACAAGAGGACCCGCCACAAGCTGCCCAGCGGCTACTACAAGGTTGTTGTCAACAACCCTGCGGAGGTCGATGTGCTGTTGATGCACAACAAGACTCACATTGCCGAGATCGCCCACAGCGTCTCCGCTAAGAAGCGCAGAAGCATCATCGACCGCGCCAAGAAGCTCGGCGTCAAGGTCACCAACGCCGGCGCCAGGCTCAGGGTAGAAGAGAGGGAATAACTTCGCTTAATTCATTCACTAGCTTTGTGTCATGTGTCTGGTGCGATCGGTTACGCGTGGAACTGATTGCCTCTGGGGAGGCAGGCTGATTGACTGCTTTAGACCATCATGACCTGCGGTCCATCGGGGTCCTGTAGTGGTGAGATGTAAGCGGCGTTTTACGCCACACTTGCTATATTCAATGACATGTAGTTGACTCGATGTTGGCAGCTGAATGTGTTAGGCTAATTTGTTCCGGTACGGATAGCCTCCGCTGCGTTTTTCGTTCGGGACAACATTCCAATAAGGAGAGTAATAATCCATTATATACGTTAACAATTATAGAAACAACTAAACGTTTCAAAGGCCGTTTAGTTGGCGCAGTCACTTCAAAACACCCGCTGCGTGTGATACGCATTGCTGGTGTATGTAGAAGCACGTATATATGTTGCCACAGCGTGCTCACTCCTCGTCGGAGAAGACGATTTCGTCATCACTGCCCTCTAGCTCCTTCATACGCCGTTCGCGGGCCTCCTTTTGCTCTTGCAATTCCTTCTCCACCTCAGCGCGGAGTGACgacagctgctcgatgtctACAGCAGTTTCGTCCGCCAGCTTCATTATGCCACTGTATATCGCTTCGCGCTCATTTTCGGGCGGAAGAATGGCATCGTCGAGACGGAGCAGTTGCAGGACCTTAGACACGTCGTTGCAGCCCAAAATGGTCTCGGCATGGAACAGCAGGAAAGCGAGCCCGAAGCTGAAGATGTAGCGCTCACCCTCCGAAAGCACCTTATCAATGTACTTCACAACATACTCGAACGGCAGAACGTGCACATTCATACCGATGAACCACTTGGAGCAGAATGTCTCGGGCACTAGGAGACCCTCCAGATGTTTACACAGCTCCTCGTTTCGCCCCTTCAGCAGCCTCATGAGCACCCGGGAGTCACGCACGTATGCCTCTGGGGTGCAGGAAAAGTACCCGCGAAGCTGGTTCTCATGGAGGTGGACGACCAAACGAACCACTTCGGCGGCGGGCAGGAAGAGGGACAAGAAGGCAATCACGAAGCCCTCGCCCTGGTGGTAGTCGCCGACGTGCCTGAATACCAGCGTCAAGTTGCGGCACAACACCGCACGGTTCTCCTCACTGATGAACGTGCGCTCCGCGTCCAAGCGGAATATCCGCTCATTTTCCTCAGACACCTCGAAGCGAGGCTCTCCCGGCCACAGCGGTTCGTCGGAGCTGGGCGAGGAGCTCCACCAATTGCAGGCGCTCATCAACTTGCAGACATAATTCATGATGGAGCTCAGAATGTCGTCTTCGCCGGCGCATTCGTTGCGGCCGACGAGAGCCTCGACCTTCCGGCGCAGCGACAGCAAGTCATCCTCAGAGTGCACGCCGCTGCGGTTAAACAGCGAAGACTTGCGTTCTTCCTCCCACAATTTTGAATTTATCATCTTCTTAGACAACTGTGTGATACTATGTGCAGAAGCCAAAATGTGGCGGCCAGGGGCGACCGAGTCAGCCCGTTACAGACAAAGGCACAACACAGGTACACATATGCCCAAAATGAAAGGCCGAATTTGCCGAACTTCCAAAGAGGCTTTTGTTATTGACATTTGCCTCAAAAGGTATAGCTAAAGGTGATGGTGATTGTCATACGAAGCTTTTGCTAAGCTATCACGGAGTTTTTATGACGGTGGCGCATACACACCTGTATCTGAAACTTGTCTCATGCGGTTTTTGGCACTGAATTTGCATATTAAATGCCAGTATATGTGCGAAGTGTCATATTATTAACCGTTTAATCGGTAGAATGCTGATTCACAGTGGCACGCTTCTGCCGGCTGGAGGATCGATGGAAGGTCAGCTTTACAACGATAAAGAAAGCACCTATGCAGGTTTACGAGCTATATTTGATTGTTCTTAATGTCTATATTGAGATGTGGGTCGCTCGACGCTTATAAAAGGGTGTTTGGCCATAGGTAATTCCATTGCTGATTCGTCTTCTCAGGTGGACAAAATATAAGAACTCGCATTTATCATTTCATTGCAACATCTATGTGTCTAAATCAGCACTTTACCAACACAATTATGATTCTACGTATTACGTGTGTTGCTAGTTGGCCAGTGCGTGATGAGTGGTTGAGCACGGTATGACTCGCTTACTGAATCACAGGTACGCGCCAACCACCCTGTGTATCTTGACAACGGATTATACGTCCTACAGTTAACTGGCCCTTTGGTCGACAAATCAACTGCATTTTCCGCATTTTGTCCAATCGCACGTATGTTGAGTATCGCAGTTCCTGGTTCCGAAACTACGAAACTTGATTCTTTCCGTATTTCCTGACGATTGATATGGTCATGTGAATGTACTACGCCTCGAAGTCCATGTTATAACCTTCATGCATGGTGGACACCACCCTTTGTATTCGTGTAACAAATCCACTACATTATTTAGTAAGTCGCTTGATAGGCAGAGCTTAAATCTCCTTATATGGCTGAGGCTTGGCATAAACACTCATTATGGGCGCTCTAACATTTCAATCTTTAATTCTTGTCTTTGGGA
This genomic stretch from Babesia bigemina genome assembly Bbig001, chromosome : III harbors:
- a CDS encoding TBC1 DOMAIN FAMILY MEMBER GTPASE-ACTIVATING PROTEIN, putative — its product is MINSKLWEEERKSSLFNRSGVHSEDDLLSLRRKVEALVGRNECAGEDDILSSIMNYVCKLMSACNWWSSSPSSDEPLWPGEPRFEVSEENERIFRLDAERTFISEENRAVLCRNLTLVFRHVGDYHQGEGFVIAFLSLFLPAAEVVRLVVHLHENQLRGYFSCTPEAYVRDSRVLMRLLKGRNEELCKHLEGLLVPETFCSKWFIGMNVHVLPFEYVVKYIDKVLSEGERYIFSFGLAFLLFHAETILGCNDVSKVLQLLRLDDAILPPENEREAIYSGIMKLADETAVDIEQLSSLRAEVEKELQEQKEARERRMKELEGSDDEIVFSDEE
- a CDS encoding Tubulin, putative; the encoded protein is MREVISIHVGQAGIQVGNACWELFCLEHGIQPDGHMPADKQIQGDDAFSTFFSETGAGKHVPRCLFVDLEPTVVDEVRTGTYRHLFHPEQLITGKEDAANNFARGHYTVGKDIVDSCLDRIRKLADNCTGLQGFLMFNAVGGGTGSGLGCLMLERLSVDYGKKSKLNFCCWPSPRVSTAVVEPYNSVLSTHSLLEHTDVAVMLDNEAIYDICKRNLDIGRPTYTNLNRLIAQVISSLTASLRFDGALNVDVTEFQTNLVPYPRIHFMLSSYAPVISAEKAYHEQLSVAEITNSAFEPANMMAKCDPRHGKYMASCILYRGDVVPKDVNAAVAAIKTKRTIQFVDWCPTGFKVGINYQPPTVVPGGDLAKVMRAVCMISNSTAIAEVFSRMDHKFDLMYAKRAFVHWYVGEGMEEGEFSEAREDLAALEKDYEEVGLDTTYNEDGENY
- a CDS encoding 60S ribosomal protein L32, putative, giving the protein MAIRNFRGLIHKRTKKFRRFQSDRFKRVKESWRKPKGIDCRVRRRFKGTVLTPKIGYGTDKRTRHKLPSGYYKVVVNNPAEVDVLLMHNKTHIAEIAHSVSAKKRRSIIDRAKKLGVKVTNAGARLRVEERE